A window of the Lactuca sativa cultivar Salinas chromosome 7, Lsat_Salinas_v11, whole genome shotgun sequence genome harbors these coding sequences:
- the LOC111883876 gene encoding F-box/LRR-repeat protein At4g29420, which produces MDTLPQALVLEILSRLDDSADVARCRAAWKTFNTVSLSLRSINLQLPLSSYIESGSRVSNASSSSQITSPLKTIFLNVLSNLIVVESVRIGIKNLPRYFSHAGVEAKDLHLTDGDFIMQWLPWVSGSLKSLSISDFWPQSCRRRSNVLSLVSAYCNKLVELEVKNAWLSVDNMNQMLMVTSLTLESIRLDDKELIQLNKSFPNLQVLNLIDVRGLKLPTVHLLHLKTCHWTITDAPPFVTVLAPNLITLTIEGKKPAAVHVETPLLTHFHLALPHADPLSVEKFENLKTVWIEASFLYPLLVSFRYTDSVENLTLDSRGLTKGPFARFKFSLENLFNIFPNMTSLCFRSRAWSEFEVRARIFGIGMEGLKTFCGYLMIVDLSLTLSLVACVLDQCFGLVDVSLLIHNNVASYLSKGFMCTCMQRWPNVNWKWGTWEEGKEDSWISDEDLMQMSSYMNPEFRYVKKQRS; this is translated from the exons ATGGACACTCTTCCTCAAGCTCTAGTTCTCGAAATACTGAGTCGACTCGACGACTCGGCGGACGTAGCTCGCTGCCGAGCTGCGTGGAAGACTTTCAATACTGTCTCTCTAAGCCTTCGATCGATCAATCTACAATTGCCATTGTCAAGTTACATTGAATCAGGGTCTAGGGTTTCAAATGCTTCAAGTTCTTCCCAAATAACTTCCCCTCTCAAGACGATTTTCCTCAATGTTCTATCGAACTTGATAGTTGTTGAATCGGTGCGTATCGGCATCAAGAACCTGCCCCGATATTTTTCGCATGCTGGCGTTGAAGCAAAAGATCTGCACCTCACCGATGGGGATTTCATTATGCAGTGGCTGCCTTGGGTTTCCGGATCTTTGAAATCCCTTTCAATTTCGGATTTTTGGCCTCAGTCATGTCGCCGTCGATCGAATGTTTTATCTCTGGTGTCTGCTTACT gtaacaaacttgttgaatTAGAGGTGAAGAATGCATGGCTTTCTGTTGACAATATGAATCagatgttaatggtaacaagtttaacactgGAGTCCATCCGATTAGATGATAAGGAATTGATACAGTTGAATAAGTCCTTCCCTAATCTTCAAGTTCTTAACTTGATAGATGTTAGAGGACTTAAACTACCAACAGTCCATCTTCTCCACCTAAAAACATGTCACTGGACTATAACAGATGCTCCACCATTTGTAACTGTACTCGCACCTAACCTTATCACACTCACAATCGAGGGTAAAAAGCCTGCTGCAGTTCATGTTGAAACTCCATTGTTAACTCACTTCCATCTTGCCCTTCCTCATGCGGACCCACTTTCAGTCGAAAAGTTTGAGAATCTGAAAACAGTTTGGATCGAGGCTTCATTCCTCTACCCCTTGCTTGTTAGCTTTCGATATACAGATTCTGTAGAAAATCTAACTTTGGATTCACGAGGTTTGACTAAAGGGCCTTTTGCAAGATTCAAATTTAGCCTTGAGAATTTGTTCAATATTTTCCCCAACATGACTTCTTTATGTTTTCGGTCAAGGGCATGGTCGGAATTTGAGGTGAGGGCTAGAATATTTGGGATTGGGATGGAAGGATTGAAAACTTTTTGTGGGTATCTGATGATAGTTGACCTTTCGTTGACTTTATCCTTGGTTGCTTGTGTGTTGGACCAATGCTTTGGCTTGGTAGATGTCTCTTTGCTTATCCATAATAATGTTGCTTCTTATCTATCCAAGGGTTTTATGTGCACCTGCATGCAGAGGTGGCCTAATGTGAATTGGAAGTGGGGAACATGGGAGGAAGGAAAGGAAGATTCTTGGATAAGTGATGAAGATTTAATGCAAATGTCATCTTACATGAACCCTGAGTTTCGATATGTAAAGAAACAAAGAAGTTGA